From Solibacillus isronensis, the proteins below share one genomic window:
- a CDS encoding DUF2785 domain-containing protein has protein sequence MMKEQLEGIVKKSINLDLIDFNELIQFMLKNIGNPDGYLRDNLIYRGFCELMLNEQFTEEQLVLILKICSDDEHLYLNITQSNPSDDVFTRSFSALVITLILGIDREKRSLPEELVVEAIHRSIHYLFLEKDYRGFDTTKGWAHAVAHGSDLLTEAIRHPLMKDSKLLCSALQSLKSCLHTEYALIDEEEERMLPVIEALLEKGLTDEQLVTWLKGLHYIEVEDWHKKYRYEWNVKKFEATLLKHLLKSTKCTKTADWIVFGNSTFV, from the coding sequence ATGATGAAAGAACAATTAGAAGGAATTGTAAAAAAGTCGATTAATCTGGATTTAATTGATTTTAACGAATTAATCCAGTTCATGCTAAAAAATATTGGAAATCCGGATGGCTATTTACGTGACAACTTAATTTATCGGGGATTTTGCGAATTAATGCTGAATGAGCAATTTACTGAAGAACAATTAGTTTTAATATTAAAAATATGTTCGGATGATGAGCACCTTTATTTAAATATTACACAGAGCAATCCTTCTGATGATGTATTTACGAGATCTTTTTCAGCACTTGTTATTACCCTTATTTTAGGGATAGATCGTGAAAAAAGAAGTTTGCCTGAAGAACTTGTTGTTGAGGCTATTCACCGAAGTATTCATTATTTATTTCTTGAGAAGGATTACCGGGGATTCGACACTACAAAGGGCTGGGCACATGCGGTTGCACATGGAAGTGACTTATTAACAGAAGCAATTAGACATCCGTTGATGAAGGATTCCAAATTATTATGTAGTGCATTACAAAGTTTAAAAAGCTGTCTTCATACTGAATATGCTTTAATTGATGAGGAAGAAGAGCGTATGTTACCGGTCATTGAAGCATTACTGGAAAAGGGATTGACAGATGAGCAATTGGTAACGTGGTTAAAAGGATTGCATTACATAGAAGTAGAGGATTGGCATAAGAAATACCGGTATGAATGGAACGTAAAGAAATTTGAGGCAACATTATTAAAACATTTATTAAAATCGACCAAATGTACAAAAACAGCCGATTGGATTGTTTTTGGAAATTCAACTTTTGTTTAG
- a CDS encoding acyl-CoA thioesterase has protein sequence MKTLLAEQPIQINAYDIDAMGIVSNIVYVRWFEDLRMAFLNEHYPLAEMMAVQISPILMKTEIEYKAPLTIFDQPVGRCWMVKIGQSSWEMELEITTEKHIHCIGKQSGCFFNLEKKRVAKIPDPLKKLFEMEQ, from the coding sequence GTGAAAACATTATTGGCAGAACAACCGATTCAGATTAACGCCTATGATATCGATGCGATGGGCATTGTAAGTAATATTGTGTATGTAAGGTGGTTTGAGGATTTACGTATGGCATTTTTAAATGAGCATTATCCATTAGCAGAGATGATGGCTGTGCAAATATCCCCGATCTTGATGAAAACAGAGATTGAATATAAAGCCCCTTTAACAATTTTCGATCAACCAGTCGGTCGGTGCTGGATGGTGAAAATCGGGCAATCTAGTTGGGAAATGGAACTGGAAATTACAACGGAAAAGCATATCCATTGCATCGGAAAACAATCAGGATGCTTTTTCAATTTAGAAAAGAAAAGAGTTGCGAAAATTCCTGATCCATTAAAGAAGCTTTTTGAAATGGAGCAATAA
- a CDS encoding GNAT family N-acetyltransferase — translation MIRKLTNEDLETTLALVHKKPAENLFIIGDIEAYGMESDIQDLWGQFEGDQLKAILLRYDQNYIPYSEGNYDTEGFAKIINENRGQIELSGLQHLVAPLKKWIDRVIRRDSETYYAKCTELTVPTSDLDFSNVTYLQPSEYEENIDMLRSIPEFSTGTFSVEGRERAEKFKTGRTYIICDEQGVMVSSASTTAENSQSAMIVGVGTRPGYGKKGYATHCMLKLCRDLLAERKSICLFYDNPAAGRIYKRIGFEDIGFWSMVRYEEKN, via the coding sequence ATGATTCGAAAGTTAACAAACGAAGACCTTGAAACTACATTGGCACTTGTACATAAAAAGCCGGCAGAAAATTTATTTATCATCGGTGATATTGAAGCGTATGGGATGGAATCGGATATCCAGGATTTATGGGGGCAATTTGAAGGTGATCAGCTAAAAGCGATTTTACTGCGCTATGATCAAAACTATATCCCGTATAGTGAAGGAAATTATGATACCGAGGGATTTGCCAAAATAATTAACGAAAATCGAGGTCAGATAGAACTATCAGGGCTTCAGCATTTAGTCGCTCCATTAAAGAAATGGATTGACCGCGTTATTCGTCGGGACAGCGAAACGTATTATGCAAAATGTACAGAATTGACCGTTCCCACATCTGATTTAGATTTTTCAAATGTGACGTATTTACAGCCAAGTGAATACGAAGAAAATATTGACATGCTCAGATCGATTCCGGAATTTTCAACGGGGACATTTAGTGTAGAAGGAAGAGAGCGCGCAGAAAAATTTAAAACGGGGCGTACTTATATTATTTGTGACGAACAGGGTGTGATGGTCTCTTCAGCATCAACAACAGCGGAAAATTCTCAGTCCGCGATGATTGTAGGCGTCGGAACGAGACCGGGATACGGGAAAAAAGGATATGCGACACATTGTATGTTGAAACTTTGCCGAGACCTGCTCGCTGAAAGAAAATCAATTTGTCTGTTTTATGATAATCCGGCTGCTGGACGCATTTATAAGCGGATTGGATTTGAGGATATCGGTTTTTGGTCAATGGTTCGTTATGAAGAGAAAAATTAA
- a CDS encoding class I SAM-dependent methyltransferase, translating into MTFLNTIIENNKKSWDIVAKHFAGGDALPSYGPLAQTEEELNLIGSVAGKTVLEVGFGSGHSLLYMNNNGAKGLWGVDFSSAQMDLAQKTLNGIKANLFTAPMEEEIGLPKNYFDLVYSIYAIGWSSDLPATFKLIYSYLKEGGEFIFSWEHPFYNQIKCRDHQFSLTDSYQREGYIETTTFKGEDAPMQIPKYKIATFINALLKAGFELVEIIESDIPVHAKGEEIPYSEKYYSLHKASHFPTTFIVKARKRTI; encoded by the coding sequence ATGACTTTTTTGAATACAATTATCGAAAACAATAAAAAAAGCTGGGATATTGTAGCGAAGCATTTTGCTGGAGGAGATGCGCTGCCAAGCTATGGACCTTTAGCACAAACAGAAGAGGAACTGAATTTAATCGGAAGTGTTGCCGGCAAAACAGTGCTGGAAGTTGGATTTGGGAGCGGTCATTCTCTTTTATATATGAATAACAATGGTGCAAAGGGGCTTTGGGGTGTTGATTTTTCGAGTGCCCAAATGGACCTGGCGCAGAAAACGTTAAACGGCATCAAGGCAAACTTATTTACGGCTCCAATGGAAGAAGAAATCGGTCTGCCGAAAAATTATTTTGATTTAGTGTATTCCATTTATGCGATTGGCTGGTCAAGTGATCTTCCGGCAACGTTTAAGTTAATTTACAGCTACTTAAAAGAAGGAGGCGAATTTATTTTCAGCTGGGAACACCCTTTCTATAATCAAATCAAATGCCGAGATCATCAGTTTAGTTTAACGGATTCCTACCAGCGTGAAGGATATATCGAAACAACGACATTTAAAGGGGAAGATGCGCCAATGCAAATACCGAAATATAAAATTGCGACATTTATAAATGCACTTTTAAAAGCAGGCTTTGAACTTGTAGAAATTATTGAAAGTGATATTCCGGTACATGCAAAAGGTGAAGAAATTCCGTATTCCGAAAAATATTATTCTCTACATAAAGCAAGCCACTTTCCAACAACCTTTATCGTAAAAGCTCGTAAACGTACTATATAG
- a CDS encoding alpha/beta-type small acid-soluble spore protein, with protein sequence MANNNSSNKLRVPGAQQAVDQMKYEIAQEFGVQLGPDASARANGSVGGEITKRLVQMAEQQLRGNSNNQQ encoded by the coding sequence ATGGCAAACAACAATAGCTCAAACAAATTACGTGTACCTGGTGCACAACAAGCAGTTGACCAAATGAAGTACGAAATTGCACAAGAGTTTGGTGTTCAATTAGGACCAGACGCTTCAGCTCGTGCTAACGGCTCTGTAGGTGGCGAAATTACGAAACGCCTAGTTCAAATGGCAGAGCAGCAATTACGCGGCAATTCAAACAACCAACAATAA